In Chitinispirillales bacterium ANBcel5, a single genomic region encodes these proteins:
- a CDS encoding valine--tRNA ligase, protein MEKQYNPKQVEDKWYKNWMEAGYFHADEKSDRPRYSIVIPPPNVTGVLHMGHALNNTIQDILIRYKRMSGFEALWMPGTDHAGIATQNVVEKRLAKSGKSRYDLGREAFLNEVWKWKDEYHKTISTQLKKLGSSCDWARERFTMDEGLSLAVRRVFVKLYEEGLVYRGKYIINWCPRCKTALSDEEAEHKELNGKLYHFRYPFSDGSGYVTVATTRPETMLGDTAVAVNPTDQRYKDLLKKLIKLPLVNREIPLITDEFVDSEFGTGAVKVTPAHDPNDFAMGQRHSLEPVVIMDETGHMTGPIPEKYIGMDRFACRKAIVEDLDALGLLEKVEDHSHSVGHCYRCHTVVEPYYSDQWFVKMKPLAQPALKAAYEDKIRFYPQRWKKTYIEWMENIRDWCISRQIWWGHRIPVWYCECGEIIVAENTPEVCSKCKSSSLQQDEDVLDTWFSSWLWPFSTMGWPEDSELMDKFYPTDTLATAPEILFFWVARMVMAGVHFTGKLPFTDIILHGTVRDKSGRKMSKSLGNSIDPLEIIPVYGADALRFSMIMITAQGADVYLGKDTFDIGRNFANKLWNASRFLLGTVSEKINFNSLPAKNRLKAEDLWILSRLQQLTESMNDAISSFRFNESCHLMYDFTWHEFCDWYIEAKKADLYQDEDSQRREDAIAVSTYVLSSVLKLLHPIMPFITEEIWSYIQQKIDFPEIIDQTSIMVSNYPKPKKELLDESVTEKFDLLREVITALRTIRSENNVPPDKIGTAVIVPSDKQSEEWLKSQTSLINQFVKLSDTVVSSDASKPDFAGSAVVLGNQVYISLEGLIDREVEIERLTKEMKRIRSLVENTERRLSNEKFISKAPSHVVEKEKEKLDGLKLNLEKLEKDLTEYSK, encoded by the coding sequence ATGGAAAAACAGTATAATCCAAAACAGGTTGAAGATAAGTGGTATAAAAACTGGATGGAAGCGGGCTACTTTCACGCTGATGAAAAGAGTGATAGGCCCAGATACTCAATTGTAATACCCCCGCCTAACGTTACAGGTGTGTTGCACATGGGTCATGCTCTTAATAATACTATTCAGGATATTCTTATCCGTTATAAGCGGATGAGTGGTTTTGAGGCATTATGGATGCCGGGTACAGATCATGCTGGTATAGCAACCCAGAATGTGGTTGAGAAGCGTTTAGCCAAAAGTGGAAAGAGCAGATATGATCTTGGCAGGGAAGCTTTTTTAAATGAGGTGTGGAAGTGGAAGGATGAGTATCACAAAACAATATCTACCCAGCTTAAAAAGCTTGGGTCATCCTGTGACTGGGCACGTGAGCGTTTCACCATGGATGAGGGCCTTTCTCTTGCGGTTCGCCGGGTTTTTGTAAAACTGTACGAGGAAGGTTTGGTCTACAGGGGCAAATATATTATTAACTGGTGCCCAAGGTGTAAAACTGCTCTTTCTGATGAAGAGGCAGAGCATAAGGAACTCAATGGTAAGCTATATCACTTTCGCTATCCCTTCTCTGATGGATCGGGTTATGTGACTGTTGCTACAACCAGACCTGAGACTATGCTGGGAGATACGGCCGTTGCGGTGAATCCAACAGACCAGCGGTATAAAGACTTACTGAAAAAGTTGATTAAACTGCCTCTTGTGAACAGAGAGATACCACTAATAACCGATGAGTTTGTTGACAGTGAATTTGGAACAGGGGCAGTAAAGGTTACTCCCGCTCATGATCCAAATGACTTTGCCATGGGTCAGAGACACTCTCTTGAGCCTGTCGTTATAATGGATGAGACAGGACATATGACCGGGCCTATTCCGGAGAAGTATATCGGTATGGATCGTTTTGCCTGCAGAAAGGCAATTGTTGAAGATCTGGATGCTTTGGGGCTTTTGGAAAAGGTTGAGGATCATTCTCATTCGGTAGGCCACTGCTACCGGTGCCATACGGTTGTTGAGCCTTATTATTCTGATCAGTGGTTTGTAAAAATGAAACCATTGGCTCAGCCGGCACTAAAAGCTGCTTATGAGGATAAAATACGGTTCTATCCCCAGCGCTGGAAAAAAACGTATATCGAGTGGATGGAAAACATAAGAGACTGGTGTATATCCCGTCAGATTTGGTGGGGACATAGAATACCGGTCTGGTATTGTGAGTGTGGTGAAATAATTGTTGCGGAAAATACACCTGAAGTGTGTTCAAAGTGTAAATCTTCCTCTTTGCAGCAGGATGAAGATGTTCTTGATACATGGTTTTCATCCTGGCTTTGGCCTTTTTCAACAATGGGCTGGCCGGAAGATAGTGAATTGATGGACAAGTTTTACCCTACAGATACTTTGGCCACAGCACCTGAAATTCTATTTTTCTGGGTTGCACGTATGGTTATGGCGGGCGTTCATTTTACAGGGAAGCTTCCCTTTACAGATATAATTTTACATGGAACCGTCAGGGATAAGAGTGGCAGGAAAATGAGTAAGTCTCTTGGTAACTCCATAGATCCTCTTGAAATTATTCCGGTATATGGTGCTGATGCTCTTAGGTTTTCGATGATTATGATAACAGCACAGGGTGCTGATGTTTACCTTGGTAAGGATACTTTTGATATTGGAAGAAACTTTGCAAACAAGCTGTGGAACGCTTCAAGGTTTCTTCTTGGAACCGTAAGCGAAAAGATAAATTTTAACTCACTTCCTGCAAAAAACAGGCTAAAGGCTGAGGATCTATGGATTTTAAGCAGACTTCAGCAGCTAACTGAATCAATGAATGATGCGATTAGCTCTTTTAGATTCAACGAATCCTGCCATCTTATGTATGATTTTACCTGGCATGAGTTCTGTGACTGGTATATAGAGGCTAAAAAGGCAGATCTTTATCAAGATGAAGATTCGCAAAGAAGAGAAGACGCAATAGCTGTATCAACCTATGTACTCTCTTCTGTCTTAAAACTTCTTCATCCGATCATGCCTTTTATTACTGAGGAGATATGGTCTTATATACAGCAAAAGATCGACTTTCCCGAAATAATTGATCAAACTTCAATAATGGTATCAAACTACCCGAAACCAAAGAAAGAACTATTGGATGAATCGGTAACAGAAAAGTTTGATTTACTTCGGGAGGTCATTACTGCTCTTCGTACGATTCGGTCCGAAAACAATGTACCACCGGACAAAATAGGTACAGCAGTTATCGTTCCTTCAGATAAACAGAGTGAAGAATGGTTAAAGTCACAAACATCACTTATAAACCAGTTTGTAAAACTTTCAGATACAGTGGTGAGCAGTGATGCTTCAAAGCCGGACTTTGCTGGCTCCGCAGTTGTGCTTGGCAATCAGGTCTATATAAGCCTTGAAGGGCTTATAGACAGGGAGGTTGAGATAGAAAGACTTACAAAAGAGATGAAAAGAATTCGCTCTCTTGTTGAAAATACAGAAAGGCGCCTTTCAAATGAAAAATTTATTTCAAAGGCACCTTCCCATGTTGTAGAAAAAGAGAAAGAAAAGCTGGATGGATTAAAGCTTAACCTTGAGAAGCTTGAAAAAGATCTCACAGAATATTCAAAATAA
- a CDS encoding HAD-IIA family hydrolase yields MAIKSIISDMDGVIYRGKELVPGALEFVAQLLETRTPFLFLTNNSEQTPLDLKRKLEGFGIHGVEERNFITSAMATAEFLKQQKPAGTAYVLGGGGIISELYKAGFSITETNPDYVVVGKTRTLNYDMLKKSISLIMNGAKFIGTNPDVIDPAETGFEPACGSFLAAIEIATAKSPYVIGKPNSLMMTIALKQLGVLANETLMIGDRMDTDIVAGMEAGMKTCLVLSGVSDEAKISEFPYKPDYVYKNVGELQLNRLD; encoded by the coding sequence ATGGCTATTAAGAGTATTATTTCAGATATGGATGGTGTTATTTATAGAGGAAAAGAGCTTGTTCCCGGGGCACTTGAATTCGTTGCTCAGTTACTTGAAACCAGAACACCGTTTCTTTTTTTGACTAATAATTCAGAGCAGACACCACTTGATTTAAAGCGAAAGCTTGAAGGATTTGGAATACATGGGGTTGAGGAGAGAAACTTTATCACCTCAGCAATGGCCACTGCAGAGTTTTTGAAGCAGCAAAAACCGGCAGGTACAGCGTATGTTTTGGGTGGTGGTGGTATCATAAGTGAGCTTTACAAAGCAGGGTTTTCTATCACTGAGACTAATCCTGATTATGTTGTGGTTGGTAAAACCAGAACGCTAAACTATGACATGCTTAAAAAATCGATCTCTTTAATAATGAATGGAGCAAAATTCATTGGAACGAATCCCGATGTAATAGATCCTGCAGAAACAGGGTTTGAGCCTGCGTGCGGAAGCTTTCTGGCCGCTATAGAGATTGCTACCGCAAAGAGTCCTTATGTCATAGGAAAGCCTAACTCTTTGATGATGACTATAGCATTAAAGCAGCTTGGGGTACTTGCCAACGAGACTCTCATGATAGGGGACAGGATGGATACTGACATAGTTGCTGGAATGGAGGCAGGCATGAAAACCTGTTTGGTGTTATCTGGAGTGAGCGATGAGGCAAAGATAAGTGAATTTCCCTATAAACCAGATTATGTATATAAAAATGTAGGAGAACTACAACTCAACAGGTTGGATTAA
- a CDS encoding iron-containing alcohol dehydrogenase family protein, which produces MEISIPTLLRIKPNALHKIGKYLRKENFTRIAIFYGTGLKEIFNVQLTISFESSEISVLHQETVATNEVESIYKSAYKIPDRVQAIIAIGGGKAIDYCKYVAFILQLPIISVPTSISNDGFASPGASLLINGRRKSQKAKIPYGVVIDTEVIRKSPDMFTYSGIGDLLSKYTAIYDWKLAFRVNQVPVNDFAVLISSNAVEILVNYKNKNVKDLEFLRMICGSLVMSGIAMEVSGSSRPASGSEHLISHAYDMVAKKPSLHGIQVGVATYAVSWLQNNKAHNTIKEVMEQTGFVEYVSNNPLNRDDFIEAILQAPTIKDNYYTILSEKKNIDLLIDYVNNDSYLGQFLK; this is translated from the coding sequence ATGGAGATATCGATTCCCACACTTTTACGTATAAAGCCAAATGCGCTTCATAAGATTGGTAAATACCTGCGCAAAGAAAATTTTACGCGTATAGCCATATTTTACGGTACAGGGCTTAAGGAAATTTTTAATGTGCAGCTAACTATTTCATTTGAGTCTTCTGAAATATCGGTATTACATCAGGAAACGGTAGCAACAAATGAAGTAGAATCGATTTATAAGAGTGCGTATAAAATCCCTGACAGAGTACAGGCAATTATTGCTATTGGTGGAGGAAAGGCTATAGACTATTGTAAATATGTTGCTTTTATTCTTCAGTTGCCCATAATAAGTGTTCCAACGTCTATATCAAACGATGGGTTTGCTTCTCCAGGGGCTTCTCTTCTTATCAATGGAAGGAGAAAGTCGCAAAAAGCAAAGATCCCTTATGGGGTAGTTATAGATACCGAAGTAATACGTAAGTCACCTGATATGTTTACCTACTCTGGAATCGGAGACCTGCTCTCCAAATACACAGCAATATACGACTGGAAACTAGCGTTTAGAGTTAATCAGGTACCGGTAAATGACTTTGCTGTTCTCATTTCAAGTAATGCGGTAGAAATACTTGTAAATTACAAAAATAAAAATGTGAAAGATCTTGAGTTTTTAAGAATGATATGCGGCAGTCTTGTTATGAGCGGTATTGCAATGGAAGTAAGTGGTTCAAGCAGACCTGCAAGCGGAAGTGAACATTTAATTTCTCACGCTTACGATATGGTTGCAAAAAAACCATCACTTCATGGAATTCAGGTTGGTGTTGCTACCTACGCAGTCAGTTGGCTTCAAAACAATAAGGCACATAACACCATAAAAGAAGTTATGGAGCAGACCGGTTTTGTTGAGTATGTTTCTAATAACCCACTGAACAGAGATGATTTCATTGAAGCGATCCTTCAGGCACCGACCATTAAGGATAACTATTACACTATACTTTCCGAAAAGAAAAACATCGATCTTTTAATTGATTATGTGAACAATGATTCGTATTTGGGGCAATTTTTAAAATAG
- a CDS encoding OmpA family protein has translation MNLKLTIYIALCFALPLLANNSAQSVWEEEQNPSTPVPLSRTQKLESFRSDLKDNHSQLTNLGSETLIPTLNRALSSIESAQHLFKEDSLSFSAHSAFDICSLLTQIALIEMQTATNLYRADSVEYIKDSLLIHLHNLHETINGLERSRAYHLRDQLEETQRLLDEEREAAQKLMEEAQQRFSELQSELIDVREDARGTIISMSDILFDTGESTLTSNLKTNLARIAGILAIYRDIDVIVEGHTDNVGSEEFNQKLSEERAQNVKVFLVTQGVDESRLDYVGHAFHRPVADNSTEEGRAKNRRVDLIIQDSRLN, from the coding sequence ATGAACTTAAAACTCACTATTTATATAGCTCTTTGTTTTGCCTTACCCTTATTGGCTAACAATTCAGCCCAAAGTGTGTGGGAAGAAGAGCAAAATCCAAGTACCCCTGTGCCCCTTAGCAGAACCCAAAAACTTGAAAGTTTTCGCTCAGACCTGAAAGATAATCACTCTCAACTAACCAACCTGGGATCAGAAACTCTTATTCCCACTCTTAACAGAGCGCTCTCTTCAATAGAATCTGCCCAACATCTCTTTAAAGAAGACTCACTTAGCTTTAGCGCCCATTCTGCTTTTGATATCTGCTCACTACTTACTCAAATAGCGTTGATAGAGATGCAAACGGCTACAAATCTATACAGAGCCGATTCTGTTGAATATATCAAAGATTCCCTGCTGATCCATCTTCATAATTTGCACGAAACTATTAATGGCCTCGAAAGAAGTCGAGCCTATCACCTTAGGGATCAGTTGGAAGAAACACAAAGACTACTTGATGAGGAACGCGAAGCTGCTCAAAAATTAATGGAAGAAGCCCAGCAACGATTTTCTGAGCTGCAAAGCGAACTTATCGACGTCAGAGAGGATGCCCGGGGGACCATCATTTCCATGTCTGATATACTCTTTGATACTGGTGAATCGACCCTTACATCCAACCTTAAGACCAACCTGGCGAGAATCGCCGGAATCCTTGCAATATACAGGGATATCGATGTTATCGTTGAAGGACATACTGATAATGTTGGAAGCGAAGAATTCAATCAAAAACTCTCAGAAGAAAGAGCACAAAATGTGAAAGTGTTTTTAGTAACACAGGGTGTTGATGAAAGCCGACTTGACTATGTTGGCCATGCATTTCACAGGCCTGTAGCAGACAATTCAACAGAAGAAGGCAGGGCAAAGAATCGCAGAGTCGATCTTATCATTCAGGACTCAAGATTAAATTAA
- a CDS encoding DUF4956 domain-containing protein, producing MLDFFTLQTASSVPTVMTVFYTLILAIVLSTAIGITYVKTFKGLSYSKNYVQALILSSVVAAIIMQSIGDSLARGLGMIGALAIIRFRTNFKDPRDIIFMFAALSAGISSGVYSYAVGVFGTIMFCALSFVLYYSPVGQAGFFDGMLRFNVSVNSKDKVHIEKYLKEHCRHFALITLREMAQGLRFDYAYHVKLKDVKNRASLLESLRTVDTIEGVSLMLQESTIEL from the coding sequence GTGCTGGATTTTTTTACACTCCAAACAGCCTCTAGTGTTCCTACAGTGATGACGGTTTTTTACACCCTTATCCTCGCTATAGTACTATCGACAGCTATAGGTATTACCTATGTAAAAACATTCAAGGGGCTGTCTTATTCAAAAAACTATGTTCAGGCTTTGATTTTAAGCTCTGTTGTTGCGGCAATTATCATGCAGTCGATAGGAGACAGTCTTGCACGAGGCCTTGGTATGATTGGGGCTTTGGCAATTATTCGGTTTCGAACTAATTTCAAGGATCCAAGGGATATAATTTTCATGTTTGCTGCTCTTTCGGCGGGTATTTCAAGCGGTGTTTACTCCTATGCAGTAGGGGTATTTGGAACGATTATGTTTTGTGCACTTAGCTTTGTTCTCTATTATTCACCAGTCGGTCAGGCAGGTTTTTTTGATGGAATGCTGCGTTTTAATGTATCTGTGAATTCAAAAGATAAGGTTCATATTGAAAAGTATTTAAAAGAGCACTGCAGGCATTTTGCGCTCATTACTTTACGTGAAATGGCGCAGGGGCTTAGGTTTGATTATGCTTATCATGTTAAATTGAAAGATGTAAAAAATCGTGCATCCCTTCTTGAATCTCTTCGCACCGTTGATACCATCGAAGGGGTCAGTCTTATGCTTCAAGAATCTACTATTGAACTTTAA
- a CDS encoding efflux RND transporter periplasmic adaptor subunit: MRNLYLLFIAGVILLFIISVSLNREVVFFYGVADSREIVVNREKPVEIGAIHVVPGQSVMVGEIMVELHRTDLEMRIKEIGYRLKELKAQREADSSYALSQVRQLRAQRAARVNSINSEIQELMATYTFNTELTSELKSIRPVLAENPRNTGIMQLRIDNLNKALNLVNNEYNLRIAHYNGLSQEPIFMQIRSLEEEIKYLEKEREKLLITAPIEGIVGEVNFISGEKVAPFSPVMTLHTKAPSYVSGFIYENNHNEIKVGDSVDVKSIADKRNIIKGEVVGVGSRIVEFPERLRRRPDVKLWGREVQIRIPDSNHLLLGEKVFISSSGSGLLNWW, encoded by the coding sequence ATGAGAAATCTTTATTTATTATTTATAGCTGGTGTAATTCTTCTGTTTATAATATCTGTATCATTGAATCGTGAAGTGGTTTTTTTCTATGGGGTTGCTGATTCAAGAGAGATTGTTGTCAATAGAGAGAAGCCGGTAGAGATTGGTGCAATCCATGTAGTGCCTGGGCAGAGTGTGATGGTCGGAGAGATCATGGTTGAGCTGCACAGAACAGATCTTGAGATGCGTATAAAAGAGATCGGCTACAGGCTTAAGGAGCTCAAAGCACAGAGAGAAGCAGATTCTTCCTATGCCCTGTCTCAGGTTCGTCAGCTGAGAGCACAACGAGCAGCAAGGGTAAACAGTATCAATTCTGAAATTCAGGAACTAATGGCAACCTATACATTTAATACAGAGCTGACCTCTGAGCTTAAGAGTATACGTCCGGTACTTGCTGAAAATCCAAGAAATACAGGTATTATGCAGCTTCGCATTGATAACCTTAATAAGGCATTAAATTTAGTGAATAATGAGTATAACTTACGTATAGCTCATTACAATGGTTTATCACAAGAGCCTATCTTTATGCAGATAAGAAGTCTTGAAGAGGAGATAAAATATCTTGAAAAGGAGAGGGAAAAACTTTTAATTACTGCTCCTATAGAGGGCATTGTAGGCGAGGTAAATTTCATAAGCGGTGAAAAGGTTGCTCCATTTAGTCCCGTTATGACCCTGCATACCAAAGCGCCTTCTTATGTCAGTGGTTTTATATATGAGAATAATCATAACGAGATAAAAGTTGGTGATAGCGTTGATGTGAAATCGATTGCGGATAAAAGAAATATTATTAAGGGTGAAGTTGTGGGTGTTGGATCAAGAATAGTGGAATTTCCCGAGCGGCTTAGGAGAAGACCAGATGTGAAACTTTGGGGAAGGGAGGTTCAGATTCGTATTCCGGATAGTAACCACCTACTCTTAGGTGAAAAGGTTTTTATCTCTTCATCCGGTTCAGGTCTCTTAAACTGGTGGTAA
- a CDS encoding polyphosphate polymerase domain-containing protein produces the protein MNQDPIAPVLCRYELKFVIHESLIEPISRFVSCYCSLDKYSEIKSDNFYMINSLYLDTPDYLFLRRRIADEDGRYNMRVRMYSEDPADLNFLEIKYKTGSILKKIRAKIHGNDWPAVILDPSYEPDLALGIQESENADKFIRLAITNNIEPKVIIRYRRKAYISDYDDYARVTFDREIRCAVPHNWGTVPQPGSLHYLDHENLFADDSNVVLELKCYTNSVPLWMIDLIRTFDLHRCSFSKYLSGIREANTLIDYDCNDRKSILV, from the coding sequence ATGAATCAGGATCCAATTGCTCCGGTATTGTGCAGATATGAGCTTAAGTTTGTTATACATGAATCTCTGATAGAGCCTATCTCCAGGTTTGTTTCATGTTATTGTTCTTTGGATAAGTATTCGGAGATAAAAAGCGATAATTTTTACATGATTAACAGCTTGTACCTGGATACGCCCGATTACCTGTTTTTAAGACGTAGAATAGCCGATGAAGACGGCAGATATAATATGAGAGTAAGAATGTACTCCGAAGACCCTGCAGACTTAAATTTTCTTGAAATTAAATACAAAACCGGAAGTATTTTGAAAAAAATCAGAGCAAAAATACATGGCAACGACTGGCCAGCCGTAATTCTTGATCCTTCGTATGAACCGGATCTGGCACTTGGAATACAGGAATCGGAAAACGCGGATAAATTTATACGCCTTGCTATAACAAACAATATAGAACCTAAAGTGATCATAAGATACAGAAGAAAAGCCTATATTTCAGACTATGATGACTATGCCAGAGTGACTTTTGATAGAGAAATACGTTGTGCTGTTCCTCATAACTGGGGTACCGTACCTCAACCCGGTTCACTTCATTACCTAGATCATGAAAATCTTTTTGCAGATGATTCTAATGTCGTTCTTGAGCTGAAGTGTTATACTAACAGTGTACCACTGTGGATGATCGACCTTATAAGAACATTTGATCTCCACAGATGCAGTTTTTCAAAGTACCTTTCCGGTATCAGGGAAGCAAATACATTGATTGATTATGACTGTAATGATAGAAAATCTATTTTAGTGTAA
- a CDS encoding lamin tail domain-containing protein, with product MGLKKSDNLIVSFLFCFLLVFAASGANVIVSEIHYHPLEGDPDVDRNDYEFIEIYNRGSSPICLTGVAFTDGIGGGFQEGDTLHPEEFRVLASDLDLFRERYGFDADGVFERRLSNSGERVTLEDTLRGEELFSVRYRTHHPWPVIADGSGHSLVPVNMYSEEDPDDPLWWRASAEVHGSPGREDPEAMQIDPIYINEVLATTSYPEVDWVEIYNPNEFPVDISYWFITDQKRRPRRYQIPAGTIIEAHGYMIFDEYDFEDGADPFAYSRNGEEPYIFSGNEAGELTGYSHGFEYGPIEEFVTYGRYVTSTGQEHFVPMAEPTPGAPNSAPRSGPLVITELHYQTQAGVRYIEIRNISNEAVRLYNPDSPEDTWRVSGVGSFEFPDMTVASIGQIIYLVDEVVDTTTFRVLYNIPDDAMVFNFEGTLSRNGELIRIRKPIENDDGDVYRQLIDAVDYQTEDPWPVVEDNWSIVRIDPTAYGNDPINWEARPGRGSSASVARRNVFSGASMLGAIRNGTDLRVSFSVKSGEELRFNLYDLRGRLVFSRDKQFFDKGNHVVDMNLDILSSGKHVLEMVNARGKSYEIGVGVVK from the coding sequence GTGGGGTTGAAAAAATCAGATAATTTAATTGTTAGCTTTCTGTTTTGCTTCCTGTTGGTATTTGCGGCTTCCGGCGCAAACGTTATTGTTTCAGAAATTCACTATCACCCACTTGAAGGTGATCCTGATGTAGACAGAAATGATTATGAGTTCATAGAAATCTACAATCGAGGTTCATCACCAATATGTCTTACCGGGGTTGCTTTTACCGATGGGATCGGAGGGGGATTTCAGGAAGGAGACACTCTCCACCCTGAGGAGTTTCGTGTTCTTGCAAGTGATTTAGATCTGTTTAGAGAACGCTATGGTTTCGATGCTGACGGTGTCTTTGAGAGACGGTTAAGTAACAGTGGTGAGCGGGTAACACTGGAAGATACCCTGAGAGGTGAAGAACTTTTTTCCGTCAGATACAGAACACACCATCCCTGGCCTGTAATTGCAGATGGTTCAGGACACTCGCTGGTTCCTGTAAATATGTACTCCGAAGAAGATCCCGATGATCCCTTATGGTGGAGGGCATCAGCAGAGGTACATGGATCACCGGGAAGAGAAGATCCTGAAGCCATGCAGATTGACCCTATTTACATTAATGAGGTTCTTGCCACTACTAGTTATCCTGAAGTGGATTGGGTGGAGATCTATAACCCCAATGAATTTCCTGTGGATATAAGCTACTGGTTTATTACTGATCAAAAACGCAGGCCCAGGCGGTATCAGATTCCCGCAGGTACAATCATTGAGGCCCATGGCTACATGATTTTTGATGAATATGATTTTGAAGACGGTGCAGATCCATTCGCTTATAGCAGAAATGGTGAAGAACCCTATATCTTTTCCGGAAATGAAGCCGGTGAGCTTACAGGCTACAGCCATGGCTTTGAATATGGACCTATTGAGGAGTTTGTTACCTACGGACGTTATGTTACTTCCACAGGACAAGAGCACTTTGTACCTATGGCTGAACCTACTCCAGGAGCCCCAAACAGTGCCCCAAGAAGCGGCCCTCTTGTTATCACCGAACTCCACTACCAGACACAGGCAGGTGTGCGCTATATTGAGATCAGGAATATTAGCAATGAAGCTGTGCGATTGTATAATCCCGATAGTCCCGAAGACACCTGGCGGGTAAGCGGGGTAGGGAGTTTTGAATTTCCTGATATGACGGTTGCTTCAATAGGGCAGATTATTTATCTGGTAGATGAGGTGGTTGATACCACTACCTTTAGAGTGCTTTATAATATTCCCGATGATGCTATGGTGTTCAATTTTGAAGGAACACTTTCCAGAAATGGAGAACTAATACGTATAAGAAAGCCGATAGAGAATGATGATGGTGATGTTTATCGTCAGCTGATAGATGCTGTAGACTACCAAACAGAGGACCCCTGGCCGGTAGTCGAGGACAACTGGTCAATAGTTCGAATCGATCCTACAGCCTATGGTAATGACCCAATAAACTGGGAAGCCAGGCCTGGTCGGGGCAGCTCTGCTTCTGTTGCACGCAGAAACGTCTTCTCCGGCGCAAGTATGTTAGGAGCTATTCGTAACGGGACTGATTTAAGGGTAAGCTTTTCGGTAAAATCGGGTGAGGAGCTGCGCTTTAATCTGTACGATCTTCGTGGTCGGTTAGTGTTTAGCAGGGACAAGCAATTTTTTGATAAGGGTAACCACGTTGTGGATATGAATTTGGATATTCTGAGTTCTGGTAAGCATGTATTGGAGATGGTAAATGCTAGAGGTAAGAGTTATGAGATCGGGGTAGGAGTTGTGAAGTAG
- a CDS encoding transposase, whose protein sequence is MCTKPRVIAQDVIYEVTTRCLPELRVFGDETFRDFFLQELRKNLQKYSYSLFSWSIVDNHYHLVLLSSHFSISTFMHRLNTVLAKNYNRINKREGVVLKTRFSSVIVQENNLKELIRHIHLNPVRSGECSLERLNTYKWSGHGDILGNKSEPLINKDKVLSYFSEPNKTEAYESFITSTQNTTGSNQFIKLLREANNGKQSFSNALPWIIGDSQFIQSVLKKDRLRKLRLARHANGNMSLELLRKSIENCMQLSDEELFFKGRLNSRSQARQFFAHIGKMFFDFSCKSIADYLNVSSSSVSKLVWKANGNDKKDAIVSKLCNIEVRAGPIETAIVI, encoded by the coding sequence ATGTGCACCAAGCCCCGAGTTATTGCCCAGGATGTTATCTATGAAGTCACCACAAGGTGCCTTCCTGAGTTAAGGGTTTTTGGGGATGAAACTTTCAGAGATTTTTTTCTCCAGGAACTAAGAAAAAATTTGCAAAAATATTCTTACAGCTTATTCAGTTGGTCTATTGTAGATAACCACTATCACCTGGTTTTATTATCAAGCCACTTCTCTATTTCTACTTTCATGCATAGGCTAAATACCGTTTTAGCTAAAAATTATAACCGAATAAATAAACGAGAAGGTGTTGTTCTAAAAACCCGTTTTTCCTCTGTGATCGTGCAGGAGAACAACCTTAAAGAGCTTATCAGACACATCCACCTCAATCCGGTACGATCAGGAGAATGCAGTCTTGAGAGGCTAAACACCTATAAGTGGAGCGGGCATGGCGATATTCTGGGCAACAAATCTGAGCCCTTAATCAATAAAGACAAAGTTTTAAGCTATTTTAGTGAACCTAACAAAACAGAAGCCTATGAAAGTTTTATTACATCCACTCAGAATACGACGGGCAGTAATCAATTTATAAAACTGCTTAGAGAAGCAAACAATGGTAAACAATCCTTTTCGAATGCTCTTCCCTGGATCATTGGAGATTCACAATTCATTCAATCTGTATTAAAAAAAGATCGACTGAGAAAGTTGCGACTAGCCAGACATGCAAACGGAAACATGAGTTTAGAATTGTTAAGGAAAAGCATAGAGAATTGTATGCAACTTTCAGATGAGGAGCTCTTTTTTAAGGGTAGGCTTAACTCAAGAAGCCAAGCTCGACAGTTTTTTGCACATATAGGAAAGATGTTTTTCGACTTCTCTTGCAAGTCTATAGCTGATTATCTGAACGTAAGCAGCTCTTCTGTTTCCAAATTGGTATGGAAAGCCAATGGCAACGATAAAAAAGATGCCATTGTGAGCAAATTATGTAATATAGAGGTCCGAGCAGGTCCCATAGAAACCGCTATTGTAATCTAA